The Cydia splendana chromosome 21, ilCydSple1.2, whole genome shotgun sequence genome segment ATTTAACACTATCGGATATATTTTAATGCAATAGTTAGCAATTTAAATTACGGGTATAAAGGGGCCTAAGATGGTGGCGCATCTATAACTAGCAAGGTACCTGCACCAAATAAGGCCCAGTTCTTCCAATGTAAGATCAATCATTGTACCTGTGTTTTCACAAATAAagaatctctctctctctctctctctctctctctctctctctctctctctctctctctcaaaaATTTCATACTTTTGTAAGTGTGAATGGGTTCAATTTTTGCGCCCATGCATTTCTGCTAGTACCATAGAGAAAACAGCAAGTTCATATTAAGTGGaagaaaagtaaaaaataaaaaaaacgatgggccttatttcgtgcaggTATGCCTTACCTAGGAAAGTGCGATCCGATAGATGATAAAACTGTAACAAAAATACGCATAGAAACACGTGTATGGCAAGTATATGGCCATTAATCAAAAAATGTAAGTATGAGTAATTTACATGTTAGCTTAACCTTTTTAAAGCCTTATGTCAtattcggcccgattcgaactttaagatacgtcaattaatagatccagaaacgatatggattagatgtgtcagtgtcaaaagtgacgtttttgtttgaagaaacgtcacatttgacactgacatatctaatccataatatcgtttctatatctattaattgacgtattttaaagttcgaatcgggcagattcTAATATGTCACGCACACGCTATCGACATTACTACTTGAAACTAGCAAGATAGGAAATATAAACTATACTTTGAAATGTTAAAGGTTATAACGCTTATAAGCGTTATTGGCTGTGAGTATGACAACTTATGTCGTTTTCGAGGATTTTTGGCGAAAACAAGGTATTTAACAAtgtattgaaataaaacactcgTATTGGTATAAACAATATGTTTAATATACCATCACATAAAATAGGCAGTGTCATTCATATAACATGGAATTGATATtgatatatacatacatatatatttggtaactataatattttgaagtacatatatatttacgTTAAACATCTTTTGCAACGCAcatttacagttttttttaaattttacattacttatatttttggtAAGATATGCTAAACTTTTGTCAAAATAACTTTAAAAGATAaaaagtttgttttaaaaagtaaattaaaatgattgaaagattttttttttcggtaAATGGACTAGTATATTTACCTCTCACGTCGGTCCCTATAACAAGCCTTAATTCCTTCAACCCTTATTTGGTTGggctttatttaaaaataattaaaaaagtacctttttaccattttaataacttaaatgttttaaataacTTAATGCGATAAACTTCTAAAATATGTCTACAAATATTTTACGTGACAGctactccatataaaaatgaacttCCGTTTTTTTGCAAAATATTTCTATCTGCTAAAATTTTACAATCGCAACAACTCATAAAAACATATCTGAAAAAGCTTTAAAAGccaaaactgtaataaaatacatacattttaatttgtctataaGTCTGTATAAATGCATTGTTTTACTTGGCACACCGCCAACGCACCATACTTTACTAATACGCATAGTCTTTCTATTCTAGAAGATCCTATTTGCATACAAAATTGCGTGTACTTAAGCCCTTCTAAAATAACGAGACAAAAACTCAATTCGCTTGACCACAACTTTTAGGAAACACATGTGACATTGTTTTCTTAGTTAAGTAATTCCAAAGGAAAACAGAAAATAGGAAGTTTATtactttagtaataaataattatttgatgATAGAATATCTTtagtatttactttaatatacTTAATCAAATATATACTTAAACAGTTATGACACTCACTAACAACTAGTTTCAGGTTATGGGCCCAGAATTCTTCCACTCGGTGAGTCACTTTTCATACCCTTTTATGTTGATTCGACTTTTGCGAGTCTATCTGTATATTGAATTTACTAACAAGATTTTGCagtatgttttaaaataaacctTTAAAAACCCCTCATTCGAAAATGAAATTATCATTCCATTACTAAAAGTTGTGATCTAGActtcataaaaaaactaactcTATCCTTACACAAAACTTTCTTTACTTTTAAAGTCgtatacaaatatatttttgctCTCCCTATCTTGGACCGGCACACAGACAAACCTATTCTTGCCTTCACTCTTCTCTGTTACATCTAGAGTTATAGAATACACGCTATTTGTCTTAACATCTAGGTTCAATATTTGTATCTGTTTATTGTTCTCAATGGCAGTGTCTTCGTCTTGGCAGTTATGCTCATGTACTTCTACTTCTACTTTATTATCGTTAAGTTCATTCATTGCTGATATGAACTGCATGCTATTGCGTCTTGTGTTTACGACATTGATAATTTCTCCTACTTTTAACTGTTGAACATTAGGCTCAGGCTCTTTTTTCTTCTTACTGTCTTTAATGATATTCTTTTGCGAGCTTGTCCTATTACTATATCTCCTCCAGAAAGAATCAGAATTGTGATGGCTGCTTGAGAATGCAGTTGAGGTAGTCGTATTAAATGTATCTCTCCTTTGCATATTCTCTCTCAAGCTTCTCCCACAATTCATCAACTTGTTTATTCTCAACAGCTTGACGAACCCCTCTCTAAACTTCGACGACATCAAATTGTACAATATCGGATTTATCGCGGAATTCAAATACAGCATTACTctacaaaaatacaaaagtatatAATACCCATCTATACCTAACGACATTATTGTCTCGGGTGGAAATACTATGATCCACAGTGTAAGAGCCTTGAAAGGCAGTAAACAAAGAAAGAAGGATAGGACGACAGTTCCCAGCATTAAGATGACTTGTTTCCTGTATCTTAGAACGTTgtttgtgttgttgttgttcttGGTGTTCTGTGCGATGATGACGGGGTTCTCCATGAGGTTTTTGGCGATGACGCTGTAGAGGACAAGCAGCACGCCGAGGGGAACGATGAAGAAGACGGCGATGGTGAGGATGAAGAAGAGGGCCGACCAGAATGTGTCGGCCTGGGTGAGGCATACGGGGTGCTCCGAGCCGTCTTCGTACACCTCGTAGGTGAAGGTAGCCACGCCGAGGATGGGGCTGTGAACATACAGTATCGATTTAATTATTCTTGATAAGTTTAATTATGCTTTTCATATTCATGAGTTTCATATTTATTAATCAGGGATTCAGGGGATTCCTTATTAGTGGATTTTGATTACACATTTTCACAAATTCCCTTACGTAATTAAATTTCTGGCAAATTATGTTGTGCAGATAGAATCATAGATTTATAGGCTTGTATGTGCAAATAAAATGATGCCTTTGATTCGGATCTCCCGTcagaaatttaattaatttaataaataacacaactTATATGAAGAAAGCATTTTTAATTCCTTCCAAAAAGTCCTTATAAACTAcgacaatatttttaattttagcgaGATTGTCTCTAATTAGCTACTTTATTGACAAAATTAAGTCTAGCCTcagcaaaataaaaattatgctaatttttCAAGCTTCTCAGTAAAACAAAGTTCCAACTTGGATTAACAGTAAAGGCAGTTACATCTTTGTTAAACTGAGGTAGTATATTCATCTCGACACAAAGAGGCCTTGGAGCCCCAAAATTACATTTCTTCGGGATTATTTTTGTTCTCGAGGGACTTTAGATATTACATGTGTGTAGGCAAATTTACTTTGTTGCTTCAACTACCTTGTTTGGATGTAAATAAGATTTATGATTCAATTAAGTTAACAATTTATGTGAGAAAATATAGAGGGGATGAAAAAGATTGTTGAATAACCACAATAGCGAATTCCCTGTAGAATTTAGTTTGATACTGTTTTTGGAACTTGGGCAgaataacataaaattaataGTGAGGTaatttaacccccttattcataaaactttacgggttggatttagttaaattatgttttatccctttcttacaaatacgtaagttaaaatgacagataaagacaaacgattattagttgattgaggtttgtagcgcgtttatgcaTAAGGGAGTAAGTGGTTACCTATTGCAACTTGGAAACATTATTTGTCCGATGTTTCATTTGCCAAATGATCATTTGATCAAACGTGATTTTTCTAAAAACTGTGTAATTTTAGAAGTGTCACAAATCGAACCTAATCTAATCGAATGACCTCTCCAAAAtgtctattttaaaattttagttttggtcAAGAAAACAATCAGACACAATATagtttcaaacatagacagaaaTAATCATACTACCTTTGTCTTACATTAGTACTAGcccccaaaagaaaaggatgagtattgTTTTTtggttcttatttactgacaaggtttgaccaactataatttCGAAGTTGCGATATGATAACTACCGGCGATgacaacatttattttatttttttacatatttcggtggctgccattcctcaacccaccaacggagtgccagctgacgtccatgagggatgatcatacatagccgttaaccaatatacgagttatcgcccg includes the following:
- the LOC134801339 gene encoding uncharacterized protein LOC134801339, giving the protein MSPILGIAEHTEDWNAEGAHSRCLTPARSPWQISFFLMVIVFLYFLPLIILIVLYSVIAKNLVTAASKVVMNKTVDPYNARARKQVILMLGTVVLCFFICLMPYRILILWIIVTPSEWTESMNPETWYSVLYFSRIMLYINSAINPILYNLMSSKFRIGFCKVCICYKKVAVRNQSVENRTNGSTTSSSLTRTTNSLKKLFHRGSLDKTDTVKVKTNFFDRLLNKRFIRQQSEPVCGSKVTKINRMRSEGSMVEVATVDRSDMDDVSVSRPDIELDGRGSLRRSVLINSAKAKSIECESKRLRHKIKVDCVVKSRSVDYDCPESFVIIKSILYVHSPILGVATFTYEVYEDGSEHPVCLTQADTFWSALFFILTIAVFFIVPLGVLLVLYSVIAKNLMENPVIIAQNTKNNNNTNNVLRYRKQVILMLGTVVLSFFLCLLPFKALTLWIIVFPPETIMSLGIDGYYILLYFCRVMLYLNSAINPILYNLMSSKFREGFVKLLRINKLMNCGRSLRENMQRRDTFNTTTSTAFSSSHHNSDSFWRRYSNRTSSQKNIIKDSKKKKEPEPNVQQLKVGEIINVVNTRRNSMQFISAMNELNDNKVEVEVHEHNCQDEDTAIENNKQIQILNLDVKTNSVYSITLDVTEKSEGKNRFVCVPVQDRESKNIFVYDFKSKESFV